A genomic region of Papaver somniferum cultivar HN1 chromosome 7, ASM357369v1, whole genome shotgun sequence contains the following coding sequences:
- the LOC113300134 gene encoding tryptophan aminotransferase-related protein 2-like: MAMGFNKMLRFLSLKHLLMLSMALNLSLLLSRLIAESESLRFKIQEDEKSQERGGNDHYCLVWGTRDNTCDTSTSDQSTAHVSKNTSPPAALAEDIEVEKAIQPDSVIINLDHGDPTMYEQFWEKTGEKATIVIPGWQSLSYFSDISNVCWFLEPEFAGEVRRLHKLVGNANTDDRHIVVGTGSTQLYMAALYALAPTDTSKQPISVVSAAPFYSSYPLMTDFLKSGLYKWGGDAYTFNGEEPYIELITSPNNPDGFTRKPVVNGTGGILVHDLAYYWPQYTPITSQLDHELLLFTVSKSTGHAGTRIGWALVKDKNIAQKMTKFIELNTIGVSKDSQLRAAKILGAVSDSCTDSSDSESFFEFGRRLMTQRWKQLRHAVRTSGLFSLPEFTSDFCNYYEKYSELHPAFAWLRCEGDIEDCEKFLRDHKIITRSGKHFGRDIKFVRVSMLDRDKNFGLFVERLSNITSENKFP; encoded by the exons atggcTATGGGTTTTAATAAAATGCTCAGATTCCTGTCTTTGAAACACCTACTCATGTTATCAATGGCATTAAATCTAAGCTTATTGTTAAGTAGATTGATTGCTGAGAGTGAGAGTTTAAGATTCAagatacaagaagatgaaaaatcacaAGAAAGAGGAGGAAATGATCATTATTGTCTTGTTTGGGGTACTAGAGATAATACATGTGATACTAGTACCTCAGACCAATCTACTGCGCATGTTAGCAAAAATACATCTCCTCCTGCTGCACTGGCTGAGGATATTGAAGTCGAGAAGGCGATCCAACCAGATTCTGTCATCATTAATCTTGATCA TGGTGATCCAACTATGTATGAGCAGTTTTGGGAAAAAACAGGAGAGAAAGCTACAATTGTCATACCTGGATGGCAATCATTGAGCTATTTCTCCGACATAAGCAATGTATGCTGGTTCCTGGAGCCAGAATTTGCTGGTGAGGTCCGAAGACTTCACAAATTGGTAGGCAATGCCAATACAGATGACCGACACATTGTCGTAGGGACAGGTTCTACTCAGCTCTATATGGCCGCTCTCTATGCTCTTGCTCCTACCGATACATCAAAACAACCAATCAGTGTGGTTTCTGCTGCTCCATTCTACTCT TCATATCCCCTTATGACAGATTTTTTGAAGTCAGGGTTGTATAAGTGGGGAGGTGATGCTTATACTTTCAACGGAGAGGAACCTTATATTGAACTCATCACTTCCCCAAACAACCCTGATGGTTTCACCCGAAAACCGGTCGTGAATGGAACTGGTGGTATTTTGGTTCATGATCTCGCATATTATTGGCCACAATATACTCCTATTACATCTCAGTTAGACCACGAGCTACTGTTGTTTACCGTATCCAAAAGCACTGGGCATGCAGGGACACGTATTGG GTGGGCATTAGTGAAGGACAAAAATATCGCTCAAAAAATGACCAAATTCATAGAGCTGAATACAATTGGAGTCTCGAAGGATTCACAGCTTCGAGCTGCAAAAATCCTTGGAGCTGTATCTGATAGTTGCACAGACTCTTCAGATTCTGAGAGCTTCTTTGAATTTGGCCGTCGTCTCATGACCCAAAGATGGAAGCAACTGAGACATGCTGTCAGAACTAGCGGGCTGTTTAGCCTTCCGGAGTTCACGTCTGATTTTTGCAACTATTATGAAAAATATTCTGAACTGCATCCTG CTTTTGCTTGGTTAAGATGTGAAGGGGATATAGAGGACTGCGAAAAATTCCTAAGAGATCATAAGATCATCACAAGAAGTGGAAAGCATTTTGGTAGGGATATTAAGTTTGTAAGGGTGAGCATGTTGGATAGAGACAAGAATTTTGGCCTCTTTGTGGAGAGGTTGTCAAATATCACATCTGAAAATAAATTTccctaa